One stretch of Pandoraea oxalativorans DNA includes these proteins:
- a CDS encoding methionine ABC transporter permease, which yields MLDKYLRAFGETLLMVTSACAIVFAVGMLIAIVLVITAPGGLVPRPRFNRALSVVVNLFRAVPFIILLVALLPVTRWIVGTTMGTWAAVVPLAVHLIPFFARVTQVGLREIDPGLIEAARAMGCRRWHIVRHVLLPEALPAILGGATVTVIAMVGASAMAGAVGAGGLGDLAVRYGYERYETSVMFNVIVILVALVTLVQFAGERLARRVDHRR from the coding sequence ATGCTCGACAAATATCTGCGCGCCTTCGGCGAAACGTTGCTAATGGTCACGAGCGCGTGCGCCATTGTCTTTGCAGTGGGCATGCTGATCGCCATTGTGCTGGTGATCACCGCACCGGGCGGGCTGGTCCCGCGTCCGCGCTTCAACCGTGCGTTGTCGGTCGTGGTGAATCTGTTCCGCGCGGTACCGTTCATCATTCTGCTGGTGGCGTTGTTGCCGGTCACGCGTTGGATCGTCGGCACGACGATGGGCACATGGGCCGCCGTGGTGCCGCTCGCCGTCCATCTGATTCCGTTCTTCGCGCGGGTGACGCAAGTCGGCTTGCGCGAGATCGATCCGGGACTGATCGAAGCGGCGCGCGCAATGGGCTGCCGTCGCTGGCACATCGTGCGCCACGTGTTGCTACCCGAAGCGTTGCCCGCCATTCTCGGCGGTGCGACGGTGACGGTGATTGCGATGGTTGGGGCGTCGGCGATGGCCGGGGCGGTCGGGGCAGGCGGTCTCGGCGATCTCGCCGTGCGGTATGGCTATGAGCGCTATGAAACGAGTGTGATGTTCAACGTGATCGTGATTCTCGTGGCGCTCGTGACGCTGGTGCAGTTCGCGGGGGAGCGTCTTGCGCGCCGCGTGGATCATCG